GCTCCTGCTGGCCTGCCAACTCTCCTGCCACATCAGACCTCAGGGCTcccgctgggccatctctctggcaCCTCTCCTTACTCCCCACACACCCCCAGTTCCTCTCGCTACCAATAACTCCACGGTCAGCCATCACATCATAATACACGTTACCctggtagaatcaagactcttaatgcttaaccaatcagatttatgtatcaataatatcacaatttataAGATGCCAGTGCAGTAATTTCAGAGctaattaataatgataaaagatCTCTCTCAATATTAtaaccttgtgaaatcatagctacttgtAGCTGGAAAACACCACATGGGTACAGGTCAGCCACCATCTTCCTTTTCCTCGTACTCTGAgacactctctgtctctccgaCTCTTAGCTCtgctcccctttccctgtccaatcacggGCCCTCCTCGGCACtgatgtaattggacagggaaaatcccgTGACAAAGATGTACCCTGAAATTGATGGTAGAATGAATAGAACATACAACGGGGAACATTGTGTGTAGGGGCtatctcagttagggtttcattgctgtgaagggacagcatgaccaaggcaacttttaaatAGGAAAAATTTTAATTGGGCCTGACttataatttcagaggtttagtagtCCGTTATCATCTGCAGGCAGCACCCAGAGATCTCATACCATACTGGGTGTTACTTGAGCATAGAATACCTCAAAGACTGTCCCAAAAGGGACACATTTTGTTCAAAAGAAAGGCTGCATTCACTGCAACTAGGCCATACTTCCTGATAGTGCCATTCTTTATGGGCCAAGCGTTcaaacatgagcctgtggggccacTCCTATTCAAAGCATCACAATGGGGAagggtatgtgcatgtatatatggtgtgtgtgtgtacatgtgtacatgtatgtgagcaTGATAAGGGATTGGGGGACACTGTCAATATCAGTTGTCTTTCCTGGATCACATTCTATTAATATTTCTCTGAGACAGTGTCATTGAAGCTCACCGATTCATGGACTGTCTGcccagtgagcttcagggatgCACCTGTCTCTATCCTCCCTCCCGCCCtgcccccctcccacacacacacacaccaatccccTCAGTCTCAAGCTACAAGATGTGTTAAAATCTTAAACTTATTGTTGAGGCACCACTTAGAACAGGACAGATTAAGGAGATTTCTAatctatgagattttttttttaattttcagtggTCCTAATTAGAAACAGAGCAGACTGAAATTCCCCCAAACAAATAAGTCTATAAACATGTAAAACTATAGCAAGTTGTAGGTGAGTCATTGACTTGCTTAGTTCCACCTGTGGTCTCCTATGATCCCTTTGAATGAAATAATCTGCGACCATTCAGACTTACTGCCCTTGTCATATGGCTCACGTTTTTTCCTAGCCATAGGTAGATAGTAAGGGGGCTGTCTTGTAACCTATACTTTCATTATGCTTATGCTTACTTATTTTGTACAAGGGAAGCCATTAGATGTGTTATTGGCAGAGTAGAATTCTTTTGTTCTGGGTCTCCTGGTTCAGTCTAGATAAGTATAAATTTTTCTATGTTCTCCATGGTGAATCGTAAATAGCATGACTACTGTGCTAATATATTGTGATCCCTGAGAGCACCATATCCACTTTCTGATCTCTAGAATGACAGAAGCCACATTTGATACTCTTCGACTCTGGTTAATAATCCTGCTCTGTGTTTTGCGGTTGGCCATGATGCGAAGTCACCTGCAAGCATATTTAAATTTGGCCCAGAAATGTGTGGATcaaatgaagaaagaagctggccGAATAAGTACAGTTGAGCTACAGAAAATGGCAAGTTTTATAACAAtcaaaatggaaaattaatgaaagaagccATTTCATGAAGAGTAATTTGGACCTTTAATTGAAATATGCTATCTCATAATATCTTTCCTGTAAACAAATGGGGTGCTCATAAGCTGGCATTTGTCAGAGACCTTTATCCAATTCTGCCGCTGAAAGGGGCTTATGTGTCAATACTGTTGGTTGCTACAAAGCTGTTTCGAGTCCCTGTTGCTGAATGGGCAGCCATCTAACCTTCTGAAAGGCATTACAGTATGTTGTCAGACCTTGTGACTAGAAGACTGGGGAATGTAGAGCCTGTCTGATTACTCCTTCTCTGTGACTTCTAAGTACTTAGTAGAGACTTTCAAGAAGAGGGATGTGAGGGATGTGTGGGCCTAGAGTCTGAtcacttttctttttagatttactaGAATGTTGGCCTGTTTCTcacctttatattttatatattttcatgttatTCAAAAGTTGACCTCAAATATGTTCATATGGAGTGAagatttagtgttttatttataGAGTTCATGTCCATATCTGCCTTTACAGTTTACTCTGTTGTTTAAGTAGCTCTCCATAGAGATTTTGGTAATTTacttttgagatttttcttcaATTTTGTAGTACTTTCAAATTCTAAAATCTTTATCTTTAGGTTGAGCCTTTTTGAATTTAAGATACATGCATAATGAAATGTAGACTAGTAATAGTTCACTTTTTTGCTCAGGAAAGGATTAGTTAATATCATAAGCATTGCAGTGTGATGACTTTAGGACCGGTTAATTCACTCATCACTTGTATGCTGTTGTTGGTTACAGGTGGCGCGAGTCTTTTACTACCTGTGTGTCATTGCCCTGCAGTATGTGGCACCTCTGGTAATGCTGCTTCATATGACTCTGCTTCTGAAAACACTaggtaggcatgtgtgtgtgccatggcaccAAGGGCACGCCCTTTGCTTTCTGTCACCAGCGTGGATGTGTACCTAGTGACATTGCTGTTGTTTGTTGTAGCTTTAGAAGGAAGCCAGAGAAATCTTTTCTGGAGAGGTCTTGGGTTTAGAAGCCTGGATGTGtgcagttttattattttatgtttaaagaGTTTTCATTTAAGGTTAATTCCAGAGTTCTCCAATAATGTGGCTAAGCACTGTTGTTTAGACTTGAGTGTTATAAGTAGGTGAATTAAAGGTTTGTTGGGGCTTAACATTTCAGTTATTACAAAGTCTTTGTAAACTTGGCTAGGTGGCAGATTATATAGACAGTTTGACTTCAGGTAACTTATGTTGAAAGAAAGGGTGAAGGATTTTCAGGGCGAAAGTGGGGTCTGGACTGTCAAGTCTCCTTGTGTGTTAGTACCCAGGAATTACCCATGGTTAccctattttccttttcttagtTCAGGCAGTCTTCCATAGTGGGGGTTTAAAAGCCCCAAGAAACTCTTTAAGTATGATCTGAATAGGCTCACTCGTACAGGGAACAGATGCTAAGTTTAAGTGTGCCTTTAGACCTCTGTACCATAAGGGACAGGTAGCTCAGTTATACTATGTGAATCACAGCCTATGCAAGGTAAAAAAGTTTATGATGAAACCAGTTCTAAAAGCCATTAACTGTTTCTCACATTGATGTCATATCTTTCTCAGAAAGATATTTGGTGTGATGCTGTAGCGGCAGAAAGGATTTCTAGGAAGTTAATGGGTCTGTTCTGTCAAGGAAGGCTGTTGACTCATAGCCAGATGTCACTGCACTGAATTAAGGATCTGTCatacttgttttttttattatacttttacttaaaaaaagacTATAATATGGTTCAgttaattttattactttaacAGATAGCaaaattattactttattttcaaTGTAAAATTGTTTACCACCAAACTTTTTAATGTGTAATATGGGTGGGGATTTAaggtttgcttttcttctttttttttgtttttttttgtttgtttgtttgtttgttttattttgtttgatccTTAGAATCATCTACTTATCAAATTTTGTGTCTTGAATATCCTAGGTAATCATTCCTGGGGAATTTATCCAGAAGCCGCCTTTCCCTTGCCAGTGGATAATAATCTCCCCGCCAACTCGGCTTACCCTGAACTACCATCACCTGATGGGAAGATGAAGGTAACTGTTACACAAATCACAGTGGCCCTGAGCAGCTTAAAAAACATCTTCACGCCTCTCCTTTTTCGAGGACTTCTGTCATTTTTGACATGGTGGATTGCAGCTTGCCTCTTTTCTACAAGCCTTTTTGGGCTTTTCTATCATCAGTATTTGACAGTGGCATGAATTTCAGTCAAAAACGGATATCCAAGTCACACTTTAAATTCAAATATCTGTGCCCTTGAAGGATTGAcaaaagaagaatgcaaatagaacggagaaaaaaattattggagtgttttgttttgaatgcTTCCTCTGTACTCTCAGGGTGAATTAATGTTGTAATATTTAAAACTCATGAGATAGGTTGTTACACTGTTACACACTGTGGCATTGGAATTGTAACTCATTGAGAGAACTAATGTGAGAGGGCTCTCTGCAGGGGTAATCCTTCTGATTATCTTGGTTTACAGTTGCAAACCTCCAACAGTCTGTTAGACTTCTTCTAGGACTCCAGTTACTGACTGCTTTTCATGGTGTTGTGGTACTGTTACTACTCATAGTTGCTGCCTACAGAACAATCTTCAAACTGAGCCATGCtcgagggaagggaaaggaacgAAAATTACTTCTGTTGGTAATGTattagtcttaaaaaaaaatccaacagaaaggaagagaaagctaCTGTATATTACAGTAAGAAAAGCTGCATAGTCATTTTAAATTGAATGGAGATATAAATTACCTATTGTCTACAAGTACTGTTACTTGAGAGTAGCAGGAATATTCTTTTAAAGTGAATGCCACCCAGcttgaaagttctttttaaatgatTGGCCATATGAACATCAGCGGTCTCACTGTTAGTTTTGGGCcttgctgtattttattttttctttgattttaaatAGTTATGtttaatctaaaaatatttatcaATACTGATCAAATTTGAGAATTACTTTGCAATCCTGCTGACTAcgtgtatgtattgtgtatatattatatattaaatatataatatattgaggttataaaagatgaaaatattGAATCCTTATAATATTTTAAGTTTCAGAACGTACGTTAAACAATGATTTGAATGAGATGTATTTGTATCTGGAAATTTCTGTTTGGAATgagattaaaatacatttttttaaagctcaaCAGAGTGTAATTTATTTGTTGTACATATATGATAATAGTACTTAAAATGTCATGAAGATTAGTTGATTTCTCacaaattaaatttcattttctgtttttggtttttgccttttattAAACATAAATTCTTATGTCATACGATATATCTAAATCCAGGTTCCTATCCCTCTAACTCCTCTTTCTGCTCACCTCCTCTCAcacccagatccactccctttctgactctcattagaaaagaacaggcttctaagagataacaacaaaacataacaaaataaaatacaataagagaaaacaaaaaccatcataGCATGGTTGTACAGGCCAAGCCAACAGAAAAATAAGATGCCAATAATAGGCATACGAGTTAGAGAACCACTCTGCATTTATTCAGCAGTCCCTCTCCATAAAGTGTTAAACTGAAAACTAGAGTATATATATAGGGGACCTGGTCCAGACCCATAGGCCATGCTGCTTTAGTCTCTGAACTCATAAGAGCTTTGCTCAGATGTCTGAGAGGGCCGTGTTCTGGTGTCCATTGTCTCTTTTGTCTCCCAGACACCTTCTGCCTCTTCTGCAGAGTTTCCTGAGCTCTGTGGAGAGGGATTTAATGGAGACAAATCCAGTACAGCTGTGTGTTCCAAGGTGTGTACAGTcttatctgtgtgtctctctctttcttccccactTCATAATATCTGCTGGTGAGTCTCTATGTGTTCCCATCTGCTATAAGAGGAAGTGTCTCTGTTGTTGGCTGAGTAAggtactgatctatgagtattaggagtcattttattgtaaCTTTCAACTGCCCTGCTTTCCATTCCTGCCCTCAAATGCCCTTCAGTTCTAGCTGTCTCCCCTCATTCCCTCTTTCAATCCTGTCTCCTTTCAAACTTCCCACCTCCTTTCCCTAGTCTGTCCACTCCTGACCACCCCCCCCCATTCCAATTTCATTCCAGTCATAAAATTTACTCTATATTCCCACTCCAGGAAAATCCATGTGCCCCCTCAGCGGTCCTTTTCTCTATACCAAAACCTCTCAGGTCTACATGTTGTAGCTTATTTATTACTTAAAAGCTAATAACTACATATAAGTAAATGCataccatatttatttttatgggtcTTGGTTTACTCACTCAggatggtttttttttgtatccatttgcctgcaagttgcatgatttcattttttaaatagccgAATAATACCCTATTCTGTATCTTCTGTTGAGGTACACCTACgttgtttctaatttctaattTCTGAAGTAGAGTAGCAGTGACCAAGGTTGAGCAAGTTACCTTGTGGTGTGATAAAGCATCGACCAAGGGTAGCATAGGCTGGATCTTGAGTTAGAGAATTCCTAACTTTCTGAGCAATCACCATACTGATGTCCATAGTGGCTACAGAAGTTTGCACacctaccaacaatggaagagtgttccccttgctccacatcctcactggcATGTGCTGTCACGTGTGTTCTTGGTGTTAGCCATTCTGCCAGGtgaaagatggaatctcaaagtagttttgctttgcatttctctgatggttaaggatgttggaTATTTCTTgaagtgcttttcagccatttgagattcctctattgcgaattctctttttatgtcttttttgattagattatttagtttgttgatatctaatttcttgaggtctttatatactttggatattactCCTCTATTAGATTTAGAGTTGGTAAACTCTTTAACTATTTTCCAATCTGCAGGCTgcaattttgtcctattgatgatgTCCAGAGGCTTTTCAGTCTCATGAGGTTTTATTTGTTAATTGAAAATCGATCTTAGAACCTGCACTGTGTGTTCTGTTTAAGGAATTGTCTCCTGTGCcgatgtgttcaaggctattctcccctttctcttctatcaggttcacgGGACTcagctttatgttgaggtcttcgATTCAGTTGGGGTTGAGTGTTGTACAAAGTTGAAGGTGTTAATATCtatctgcattcttcaatatacAGATATCCAGTTtaaaacagcaccatttgttaacgATGGTGTCTTTTTTAACAGT
Above is a window of Mus musculus strain C57BL/6J chromosome 13, GRCm38.p6 C57BL/6J DNA encoding:
- the Tmem161b gene encoding transmembrane protein 161B isoform b (isoform b is encoded by transcript variant 4) translates to MKPTQEMNISLVWCLLVLSFAIKVLFSLTTHYFKVEDGGERSVCVTFGFFFFVKAMAVLIVTENYLEFGLETGFTNFSDSAMQFLEKQGLESQGPVSKLTFKFFLAVFCSLIGAFLTFPGLRLAQMHLDALNMATEKITQTLLHINFLAPLFMVLLWVKPITKDYIMNPPLGRESVPLMTEATFDTLRLWLIILLCVLRLAMMRSHLQAYLNLAQKCVDQMKKEAGRISTVELQKMVARVFYYLCVIALQYVAPLVMLLHMTLLLKTLGNHSWGIYPEAAFPLPVDNNLPANSAYPELPSPDGKMKVTVTQITVALSSLKNIFTPLLFRGLLSFLTWWIAACLFSTSLFGLFYHQYLTVA
- the Tmem161b gene encoding transmembrane protein 161B isoform X2, whose translation is MAVLIVTENYLEFGLETGFTNFSDSAMQFLEKQGLESQGPVSKLTFKFFLAVFCSLIGAFLTFPGLRLAQMHLDALNMATEKITQTLLHINFLAPLFMVLLWVKPITKDYIMNPPLGRESVPLMTEATFDTLRLWLIILLCVLRLAMMRSHLQAYLNLAQKCVDQMKKEAGRISTVELQKMVARVFYYLCVIALQYVAPLVMLLHMTLLLKTLGNHSWGIYPEAAFPLPVDNNLPANSAYPELPSPDGKMKVTVTQITVALSSLKNIFTPLLFRGLLSFLTWWIAACLFSTSLFGLFYHQYLTVA